In Candidatus Effluviviaceae Genus I sp., the following are encoded in one genomic region:
- a CDS encoding GNAT family N-acetyltransferase, whose translation MASRIWGGTDYLPAVWDKWLLDRRGMLLTATLGGRPVGMSKVTLLAPGEVWLEGLRLDPALQGRGLSRQINRGTFRAALSLRPKSIRYATGLSNAASRHLAEVRGFWLVARGRYLVAPTEPARSLLSRVAIGRDRDAVTRFVLASECHRAMSGLYGVSWTFPALDRRRIRRLIADGRVLVLPRKGHVRAVAVWDRGRIDGEVCLGYADGSDADLARFARDVRAIAARSGETEVSAMLPPGRIADVVHRSGFRADPPGNAIVYELGAARFRRGEEPLEDVLERALNRHSEEAADLLARLLVERAGRPVLFENARDFVYRHCVPDPRRELFQRVEKLSNRFSVHWMRNALRVVLDHLIERCGIDGSALSVRGATATVRYRGRPFLRMSVRGPLLRVRILPRGPSVDVRDTAGLARATRAVDAAARAAERRPSASSRPAPRWSL comes from the coding sequence ATGGCGTCTCGCATCTGGGGCGGCACCGACTATCTCCCGGCGGTCTGGGACAAGTGGCTCCTCGACCGGCGCGGCATGCTGCTCACGGCGACGCTCGGCGGGCGCCCGGTCGGCATGTCGAAGGTGACGCTGCTTGCGCCCGGCGAGGTGTGGCTCGAGGGACTGAGGCTGGACCCCGCGCTCCAGGGCCGCGGCCTCTCGCGGCAGATCAACAGAGGGACGTTCCGCGCGGCGCTCAGCCTCCGACCGAAGAGCATCCGCTACGCGACCGGGCTGTCCAACGCGGCGTCCCGCCACCTCGCCGAGGTGCGCGGGTTCTGGCTCGTCGCGCGCGGCAGGTACCTCGTCGCGCCGACGGAGCCCGCCCGCTCCCTCCTCTCCCGCGTCGCGATCGGCCGCGACCGCGACGCGGTCACGCGGTTCGTCCTGGCGTCCGAATGCCACCGTGCCATGAGCGGGCTCTACGGCGTGTCGTGGACGTTCCCCGCGCTCGACAGACGGCGCATCCGCCGGCTCATCGCCGACGGGCGCGTGCTCGTGCTGCCGAGGAAGGGACACGTGCGGGCCGTCGCGGTGTGGGACCGCGGGCGCATTGACGGCGAGGTCTGCCTGGGGTACGCCGACGGCAGCGACGCCGACCTCGCCCGCTTCGCGCGCGACGTGCGAGCGATCGCCGCGCGGTCCGGCGAGACCGAGGTCTCCGCGATGCTCCCGCCGGGGCGCATCGCCGACGTCGTGCACCGCTCGGGGTTCCGGGCCGACCCGCCGGGGAACGCGATCGTGTACGAGCTGGGCGCGGCGCGGTTCCGCCGCGGCGAGGAGCCGCTCGAGGACGTGCTCGAGCGCGCTCTGAACAGGCACTCCGAGGAGGCCGCCGATCTCCTCGCGCGGCTCCTCGTCGAGCGCGCCGGACGCCCGGTGCTGTTCGAGAACGCGCGCGACTTCGTCTATCGCCACTGCGTCCCCGACCCGCGGCGCGAGCTGTTCCAGCGCGTGGAGAAGCTCTCCAACAGGTTCAGCGTGCACTGGATGCGGAACGCGCTCCGCGTCGTCCTCGACCACCTCATCGAGCGGTGCGGGATCGACGGGAGCGCGCTGTCCGTGCGCGGCGCGACGGCGACCGTGCGCTACCGCGGAAGACCGTTCCTGCGCATGTCCGTGCGCGGGCCGCTCCTCAGGGTCAGGATCCTGCCGCGCGGGCCCTCCGTGGACGTGAGGGACACCGCCGGCCTGGCGCGG